One segment of Triticum aestivum cultivar Chinese Spring chromosome 2A, IWGSC CS RefSeq v2.1, whole genome shotgun sequence DNA contains the following:
- the LOC123186205 gene encoding cyclin-P1-1, whose protein sequence is MGDVAVAAGGLSSPPTPPPPELGMVARAVERLVARNDALLLLDAEQGGGEGITGMAAFEGTGPPRIGVAQYLERVHRYAALEPECYVVAYAYVDRAAHRRPAAAVASKNVHRLLLACLLVASKVLDDFHHGNAFFARVGGVSNAEMNKLELELLGVLDFEVMLSRRLYDLYRAHLHKQQADGHHDTSIKPDQEPSRVDGGEEDHDDDRITRLPEGVLRYDWSQQAPAANGGRRHSSSQAPSRYS, encoded by the exons ATGGGCGACGTCGCCGTGGCAGCGGGCGGGCTCTCctccccgccgaccccgccgccgccggagctgggCATGGTGGCGCGCGCCGTGGAGCGGCTCGTGGCGCGGAAcgacgcgctgctgctgctggacgcggagcagggcggcggcgaggggatcaCCGGGATGGCGGCGTTCGAGGGCACGGGCCCGCCGCGGATCGGCGTGGCGCAGTACCTGGAGCGGGTGCACCGGTACGCGGCGCTGGAGCCCGAGTGCTACGTGGTGGCCTACGCGTACGTGGACCGGGCCGCGCACCGCCGCCCCGCGGCCGCCGTCGCGTCCAAGAACGTGCACCGGCTGCTCCTCGCATGCCTCCTCGTCGCCTCCAAGGTCCTGGACGACTT CCACCACGGCAACGCCTTCTTCGCGCGCGTGGGCGGAGTGAGCAACGCGGAGATGAACAAGCTGGAGCTGGAGCTCCTCGGCGTGCTCGACTTCGAGGTCATGCTCAGCCGCCGCCTCTACGACCTCTACCGCGCGCACCTCCACAAGCAGCAGGCCGACGGCCACCACGACACGTCCATCAAGCCGGATCAGGAGCCCTCGAgggtcgacggcggcgaggaggaccACGACGATGACCGGATAACGCGGCTGCCGGAAGGCGTCTTGCGGTACGACTGGAGCCAGCAGGCGCCGGCGGCGAACGGCGGGCGGCGACACTCGTCGTCGCAGGCACCGTCGCGGTACTCCTAG